One stretch of Euphorbia lathyris chromosome 7, ddEupLath1.1, whole genome shotgun sequence DNA includes these proteins:
- the LOC136201044 gene encoding uncharacterized protein, giving the protein MPKVTEASSAASGSGSKVIDYFIGMGFPEKRVVEAIRANGCSANKNGLQRGGEFNGCREMGRASLNGRVDRFHCAAQMQKAFDAPEEKRKIYHRYSKQKKKLKIVHGDDELVRN; this is encoded by the exons ATGCCAAAAGTAACAGAG GCAAGCTCAGCTGCAAGTGGTTCTGGATCCAAGGTGATTGATTATTTTATTGGAATGGGATTTCCAGAAAAAAGGGTTGTTGAAGCAATTCGGGCCAATG GTTGTTCAGCTAACAAAAATGGGTTACAGCGAGGAGGAGAGTTCAATGGCTGTAGAGAGATGGG GAGAGCAAGCCTCAATGGCAGAGTTGACAGATTTCATTGTGCTGCTCAAATGCAAAAGGCATTTGATGCTCCAGAAGAGAag AGGAAAATCTATCATCGTTActctaagcaaaagaagaagcTGAAGATAGTACATGGAGATGATGAGCTGGTACGGAACTAA